One window from the genome of Saimiri boliviensis isolate mSaiBol1 chromosome 2, mSaiBol1.pri, whole genome shotgun sequence encodes:
- the RPS6KL1 gene encoding ribosomal protein S6 kinase-like 1 isoform X1, whose amino-acid sequence MSLVTCECLPSPGLEPEPCSRARSQARVYLEQIRNRVALGAPDMTKRDYLVDAATQIRLALERDVSEDYEAAFNHYQNGVDVLLRGIHVDPNKERREAVKLKITKYLRRAEEIFNCHLQWPLGSGASPSMGFSSLRLRPIRTLSSGLEQLRGCRVVGVIEKVQLVQDPATGGTFVVKSLPRCHMVSRERLTIIPHGVPYMTKLLRYFVSEDSIFLHLEHVQGGTLWSHLLSQAHPRHSGLRSDSTQEKMKAQLNPHLNLLCPARLPSGHAPGQDRITLEPPRTSLSLPPAGEALSTRPQRETEGEPTDRTSTSGSLDLPKAPSDHLYLQARRAGQNSDTGTSQGLTWVPEGAGPVLGKNQSCLSVDGAGPGCGSATWRVREEQVKQWAAETLVALEALHEQGVLCRDLHPENLLLDQAEGHIRLTYFGQWSEVEPQCCGEALDNLYSAPEVGGISELTEACDWWSFGSLLYELLTGMALSQSHPSGIQAHTQLQLPDWLSRPAASLLTELLQFEPTRRLGVGEGGVSKLKSHPFFSTIQWSKLVGSSSALWDPLPSRDRPSQRDGLTARVLSRQELWKDKAVFKPGCHHTCHLQSRLATNPMHSPSLTTASRRPSTLTYSSVLTLSILVHEVIKSK is encoded by the exons ATGAGCCTGGTGACCTGCGAGTGCTTGCCCAGCCCCGGCCTGGAGCCTGAGCCTTGCTCACGAGCACGGTCCCAGGCTCGCGTGTACCTGGAGCAGATTCGCAACAGGGTGGCTCTGGGGGCACCTGACATGACAAAGCGTGACTATCTGGTGGATGCGGCCACGCAGATCCGGCTGGCTCTGGAGCGAGACGTTAGTGAGGATTATGAGGCGGCCTTCAACCATTATCAGAATGGTGTGGACGTGCTGCTCCGTGGCATACACG TCGATCCCAACAAGGAGCGACGTGAGGCTGTGAAGCTGAAAATTACCAAGTACCTGCGGCGGGCGGAGGAGATCTTCAACTGCCACCTGCAGTGGCCACTGGGGAGCGGAGCCAGTCCCAGCATG GGTTTCAGCAGCCTGAGGCTCCGGCCCATCCGCACGCTGAGCTCTGGCTTGGAGCAGCTGAGGGGCTGCAGGGTGGTCGGGGTCATCGAGAAG GTGCAGCTGGTCCAGGACCCGGCAACCGGAGGGACCTTCGTGGTCAAG agCCTACCCAGGTGCCACATGGTAAGCCGGGAGCGACTGACCATCATCCCACATGGAGTCCCCTACATGACGAAGTTGCTCAGGTACTTTGTGAGCGAGGACTCCATCTTCCTGCACCTGGAGCATGTGCAAG GAGGCACTCTCTGGTCCCACCTGCTCTCCCAGGCGCACCCGCGACATTCTGGGCTCAGGTCTGACTCTACCCAGGAGAAGATGAAGGCTCAGCTCAACCCACACCTCAACCTCCTATGCCCAGCAAGGCTCCCCTCAGGCCATGCCCCTGGGCAGGACAGAATCACACTGGAGCCTCCTAGGACTTCTCTGAGCCTTCCCCCAGCCGGGGAGGCCCTATCCACCAGACCCCAGAGGGAGACTGAAGGTGAACCCACAGACAGGACCAGCACCTCTGGTTCCCTggaccttccaaaggccccaagTGACCACCTGTACCTTCAAGCAAGACGGGCTGGCCAGAACTCAGACACTGGGACCTCTCAGGGACTCACTTGGGTTCCTGAGGGGGCTGGCCCAGTGCTGGGCAAGAATCAGAGTTGCCTGTCAGTGGATGGGGCTGGCCCGGGCTGTGGCAGTGCCACCTGGAGAGTGAGGGAGGAACAGGTGAAGCAGTGGGCTGCGGAGACGCTGGTAGCACTGGAGGCGCTGCATGAGCAGGGGGTGCTGTGTCGGGACCTCCACCCCGAGAACCTGCTCCTGGACCAGGCAG AAGGTCACATCCGGCTCACATATTTTGGCCAGTGGTCAGAGGTGGAGCCCCAGTGCTGCGGGGAGGCCCTGGACAATCTCTACAGcgccccag AGGTGGGTGGGATTTCAGAGCTGACAGAAGCCTGTGACTGGTGGAGCTTTGGGTCTCTACTGTATGAGCTGCTGACAGGAATG GCACTGTCCCAGAGCCACCCTTCAGGAATCCAGGCCCACACCCAGCTCCAGCTGCCCGACTGGCTGAGTCGCCCAGCGGCCTCTCTGCTGACTGAG CTGCTGCAGTTCGAGCCTACCCGGCGCCTGGGCGTGGGAGAAGGTGGTGTCAGCAAACTCAAGTCCCATCCCTTTTTCAGTACCATCCAGTGGAGCAAACTGGTGGG ATCTAGTTCTGCCCTCTGGGACCCACTTCCTTCACGTGACAGACCTTCACAGAGGGATGGCCTCACAGCAAGAGTGCTCAGCAGACAGGAACTCTGGAAGGACAAGGCTGTGTTTAAGCCTGGATGCCATCACACCTGCCACCTGCAGTCTAGGTTAGCTACCAACCCTATGCACTCACCCTCACTGACCACTGCTTCTAGGCGGCCATCAACCCTCACCTATTCATCTGTATTGACCTTGAGCATCTTGGTACATGAGGTAATCAAATCCAAATGA
- the RPS6KL1 gene encoding ribosomal protein S6 kinase-like 1 isoform X2 — MSLVTCECLPSPGLEPEPCSRARSQARVYLEQIRNRVALGAPDMTKRDYLVDAATQIRLALERDVSEDYEAAFNHYQNGVDVLLRGIHVDPNKERREAVKLKITKYLRRAEEIFNCHLQWPLGSGASPSMGFSSLRLRPIRTLSSGLEQLRGCRVVGVIEKVQLVQDPATGGTFVVKSLPRCHMVSRERLTIIPHGVPYMTKLLRYFVSEDSIFLHLEHVQGGTLWSHLLSQAHPRHSGLRSDSTQEKMKAQLNPHLNLLCPARLPSGHAPGQDRITLEPPRTSLSLPPAGEALSTRPQRETEGEPTDRTSTSGSLDLPKAPSDHLYLQARRAGQNSDTGTSQGLTWVPEGAGPVLGKNQSCLSVDGAGPGCGSATWRVREEQVKQWAAETLVALEALHEQGVLCRDLHPENLLLDQAGHIRLTYFGQWSEVEPQCCGEALDNLYSAPEVGGISELTEACDWWSFGSLLYELLTGMALSQSHPSGIQAHTQLQLPDWLSRPAASLLTELLQFEPTRRLGVGEGGVSKLKSHPFFSTIQWSKLVGSSSALWDPLPSRDRPSQRDGLTARVLSRQELWKDKAVFKPGCHHTCHLQSRLATNPMHSPSLTTASRRPSTLTYSSVLTLSILVHEVIKSK; from the exons ATGAGCCTGGTGACCTGCGAGTGCTTGCCCAGCCCCGGCCTGGAGCCTGAGCCTTGCTCACGAGCACGGTCCCAGGCTCGCGTGTACCTGGAGCAGATTCGCAACAGGGTGGCTCTGGGGGCACCTGACATGACAAAGCGTGACTATCTGGTGGATGCGGCCACGCAGATCCGGCTGGCTCTGGAGCGAGACGTTAGTGAGGATTATGAGGCGGCCTTCAACCATTATCAGAATGGTGTGGACGTGCTGCTCCGTGGCATACACG TCGATCCCAACAAGGAGCGACGTGAGGCTGTGAAGCTGAAAATTACCAAGTACCTGCGGCGGGCGGAGGAGATCTTCAACTGCCACCTGCAGTGGCCACTGGGGAGCGGAGCCAGTCCCAGCATG GGTTTCAGCAGCCTGAGGCTCCGGCCCATCCGCACGCTGAGCTCTGGCTTGGAGCAGCTGAGGGGCTGCAGGGTGGTCGGGGTCATCGAGAAG GTGCAGCTGGTCCAGGACCCGGCAACCGGAGGGACCTTCGTGGTCAAG agCCTACCCAGGTGCCACATGGTAAGCCGGGAGCGACTGACCATCATCCCACATGGAGTCCCCTACATGACGAAGTTGCTCAGGTACTTTGTGAGCGAGGACTCCATCTTCCTGCACCTGGAGCATGTGCAAG GAGGCACTCTCTGGTCCCACCTGCTCTCCCAGGCGCACCCGCGACATTCTGGGCTCAGGTCTGACTCTACCCAGGAGAAGATGAAGGCTCAGCTCAACCCACACCTCAACCTCCTATGCCCAGCAAGGCTCCCCTCAGGCCATGCCCCTGGGCAGGACAGAATCACACTGGAGCCTCCTAGGACTTCTCTGAGCCTTCCCCCAGCCGGGGAGGCCCTATCCACCAGACCCCAGAGGGAGACTGAAGGTGAACCCACAGACAGGACCAGCACCTCTGGTTCCCTggaccttccaaaggccccaagTGACCACCTGTACCTTCAAGCAAGACGGGCTGGCCAGAACTCAGACACTGGGACCTCTCAGGGACTCACTTGGGTTCCTGAGGGGGCTGGCCCAGTGCTGGGCAAGAATCAGAGTTGCCTGTCAGTGGATGGGGCTGGCCCGGGCTGTGGCAGTGCCACCTGGAGAGTGAGGGAGGAACAGGTGAAGCAGTGGGCTGCGGAGACGCTGGTAGCACTGGAGGCGCTGCATGAGCAGGGGGTGCTGTGTCGGGACCTCCACCCCGAGAACCTGCTCCTGGACCAGGCAG GTCACATCCGGCTCACATATTTTGGCCAGTGGTCAGAGGTGGAGCCCCAGTGCTGCGGGGAGGCCCTGGACAATCTCTACAGcgccccag AGGTGGGTGGGATTTCAGAGCTGACAGAAGCCTGTGACTGGTGGAGCTTTGGGTCTCTACTGTATGAGCTGCTGACAGGAATG GCACTGTCCCAGAGCCACCCTTCAGGAATCCAGGCCCACACCCAGCTCCAGCTGCCCGACTGGCTGAGTCGCCCAGCGGCCTCTCTGCTGACTGAG CTGCTGCAGTTCGAGCCTACCCGGCGCCTGGGCGTGGGAGAAGGTGGTGTCAGCAAACTCAAGTCCCATCCCTTTTTCAGTACCATCCAGTGGAGCAAACTGGTGGG ATCTAGTTCTGCCCTCTGGGACCCACTTCCTTCACGTGACAGACCTTCACAGAGGGATGGCCTCACAGCAAGAGTGCTCAGCAGACAGGAACTCTGGAAGGACAAGGCTGTGTTTAAGCCTGGATGCCATCACACCTGCCACCTGCAGTCTAGGTTAGCTACCAACCCTATGCACTCACCCTCACTGACCACTGCTTCTAGGCGGCCATCAACCCTCACCTATTCATCTGTATTGACCTTGAGCATCTTGGTACATGAGGTAATCAAATCCAAATGA
- the RPS6KL1 gene encoding ribosomal protein S6 kinase-like 1 isoform X3: MSLVTCECLPSPGLEPEPCSRARSQARVYLEQIRNRVALGAPDMTKRDYLVDAATQIRLALERDVSEDYEAAFNHYQNGVDVLLRGIHVDPNKERREAVKLKITKYLRRAEEIFNCHLQWPLGSGASPSMGFSSLRLRPIRTLSSGLEQLRGCRVVGVIEKVQLVQDPATGGTFVVKSLPRCHMVSRERLTIIPHGVPYMTKLLRYFVSEDSIFLHLEHVQGGTLWSHLLSQAHPRHSGLRSDSTQEKMKAQLNPHLNLLCPARLPSGHAPGQDRITLEPPRTSLSLPPAGEALSTRPQRETEGEPTDRTSTSGSLDLPKAPSDHLYLQARRAGQNSDTGTSQGLTWVPEGAGPVLGKNQSCLSVDGAGPGCGSATWRVREEQVKQWAAETLVALEALHEQGVLCRDLHPENLLLDQAEGHIRLTYFGQWSEVEPQCCGEALDNLYSAPEVGGISELTEACDWWSFGSLLYELLTGMALSQSHPSGIQAHTQLQLPDWLSRPAASLLTELLQFEPTRRLGVGEGGVSKLKSHPFFSTIQWSKLVG; this comes from the exons ATGAGCCTGGTGACCTGCGAGTGCTTGCCCAGCCCCGGCCTGGAGCCTGAGCCTTGCTCACGAGCACGGTCCCAGGCTCGCGTGTACCTGGAGCAGATTCGCAACAGGGTGGCTCTGGGGGCACCTGACATGACAAAGCGTGACTATCTGGTGGATGCGGCCACGCAGATCCGGCTGGCTCTGGAGCGAGACGTTAGTGAGGATTATGAGGCGGCCTTCAACCATTATCAGAATGGTGTGGACGTGCTGCTCCGTGGCATACACG TCGATCCCAACAAGGAGCGACGTGAGGCTGTGAAGCTGAAAATTACCAAGTACCTGCGGCGGGCGGAGGAGATCTTCAACTGCCACCTGCAGTGGCCACTGGGGAGCGGAGCCAGTCCCAGCATG GGTTTCAGCAGCCTGAGGCTCCGGCCCATCCGCACGCTGAGCTCTGGCTTGGAGCAGCTGAGGGGCTGCAGGGTGGTCGGGGTCATCGAGAAG GTGCAGCTGGTCCAGGACCCGGCAACCGGAGGGACCTTCGTGGTCAAG agCCTACCCAGGTGCCACATGGTAAGCCGGGAGCGACTGACCATCATCCCACATGGAGTCCCCTACATGACGAAGTTGCTCAGGTACTTTGTGAGCGAGGACTCCATCTTCCTGCACCTGGAGCATGTGCAAG GAGGCACTCTCTGGTCCCACCTGCTCTCCCAGGCGCACCCGCGACATTCTGGGCTCAGGTCTGACTCTACCCAGGAGAAGATGAAGGCTCAGCTCAACCCACACCTCAACCTCCTATGCCCAGCAAGGCTCCCCTCAGGCCATGCCCCTGGGCAGGACAGAATCACACTGGAGCCTCCTAGGACTTCTCTGAGCCTTCCCCCAGCCGGGGAGGCCCTATCCACCAGACCCCAGAGGGAGACTGAAGGTGAACCCACAGACAGGACCAGCACCTCTGGTTCCCTggaccttccaaaggccccaagTGACCACCTGTACCTTCAAGCAAGACGGGCTGGCCAGAACTCAGACACTGGGACCTCTCAGGGACTCACTTGGGTTCCTGAGGGGGCTGGCCCAGTGCTGGGCAAGAATCAGAGTTGCCTGTCAGTGGATGGGGCTGGCCCGGGCTGTGGCAGTGCCACCTGGAGAGTGAGGGAGGAACAGGTGAAGCAGTGGGCTGCGGAGACGCTGGTAGCACTGGAGGCGCTGCATGAGCAGGGGGTGCTGTGTCGGGACCTCCACCCCGAGAACCTGCTCCTGGACCAGGCAG AAGGTCACATCCGGCTCACATATTTTGGCCAGTGGTCAGAGGTGGAGCCCCAGTGCTGCGGGGAGGCCCTGGACAATCTCTACAGcgccccag AGGTGGGTGGGATTTCAGAGCTGACAGAAGCCTGTGACTGGTGGAGCTTTGGGTCTCTACTGTATGAGCTGCTGACAGGAATG GCACTGTCCCAGAGCCACCCTTCAGGAATCCAGGCCCACACCCAGCTCCAGCTGCCCGACTGGCTGAGTCGCCCAGCGGCCTCTCTGCTGACTGAG CTGCTGCAGTTCGAGCCTACCCGGCGCCTGGGCGTGGGAGAAGGTGGTGTCAGCAAACTCAAGTCCCATCCCTTTTTCAGTACCATCCAGTGGAGCAAACTGGTGGGGTAA
- the RPS6KL1 gene encoding ribosomal protein S6 kinase-like 1 isoform X4, with product MSLVTCECLPSPGLEPEPCSRARSQARVYLEQIRNRVALGAPDMTKRDYLVDAATQIRLALERDVSEDYEAAFNHYQNGVDVLLRGIHVDPNKERREAVKLKITKYLRRAEEIFNCHLQWPLGSGASPSMGFSSLRLRPIRTLSSGLEQLRGCRVVGVIEKVQLVQDPATGGTFVVKSLPRCHMVSRERLTIIPHGVPYMTKLLRYFVSEDSIFLHLEHVQGGTLWSHLLSQAHPRHSGLRSDSTQEKMKAQLNPHLNLLCPARLPSGHAPGQDRITLEPPRTSLSLPPAGEALSTRPQRETEGEPTDRTSTSGSLDLPKAPSDHLYLQARRAGQNSDTGTSQGLTWVPEGAGPVLGKNQSCLSVDGAGPGCGSATWRVREEQVKQWAAETLVALEALHEQGVLCRDLHPENLLLDQAGHIRLTYFGQWSEVEPQCCGEALDNLYSAPEVGGISELTEACDWWSFGSLLYELLTGMALSQSHPSGIQAHTQLQLPDWLSRPAASLLTELLQFEPTRRLGVGEGGVSKLKSHPFFSTIQWSKLVG from the exons ATGAGCCTGGTGACCTGCGAGTGCTTGCCCAGCCCCGGCCTGGAGCCTGAGCCTTGCTCACGAGCACGGTCCCAGGCTCGCGTGTACCTGGAGCAGATTCGCAACAGGGTGGCTCTGGGGGCACCTGACATGACAAAGCGTGACTATCTGGTGGATGCGGCCACGCAGATCCGGCTGGCTCTGGAGCGAGACGTTAGTGAGGATTATGAGGCGGCCTTCAACCATTATCAGAATGGTGTGGACGTGCTGCTCCGTGGCATACACG TCGATCCCAACAAGGAGCGACGTGAGGCTGTGAAGCTGAAAATTACCAAGTACCTGCGGCGGGCGGAGGAGATCTTCAACTGCCACCTGCAGTGGCCACTGGGGAGCGGAGCCAGTCCCAGCATG GGTTTCAGCAGCCTGAGGCTCCGGCCCATCCGCACGCTGAGCTCTGGCTTGGAGCAGCTGAGGGGCTGCAGGGTGGTCGGGGTCATCGAGAAG GTGCAGCTGGTCCAGGACCCGGCAACCGGAGGGACCTTCGTGGTCAAG agCCTACCCAGGTGCCACATGGTAAGCCGGGAGCGACTGACCATCATCCCACATGGAGTCCCCTACATGACGAAGTTGCTCAGGTACTTTGTGAGCGAGGACTCCATCTTCCTGCACCTGGAGCATGTGCAAG GAGGCACTCTCTGGTCCCACCTGCTCTCCCAGGCGCACCCGCGACATTCTGGGCTCAGGTCTGACTCTACCCAGGAGAAGATGAAGGCTCAGCTCAACCCACACCTCAACCTCCTATGCCCAGCAAGGCTCCCCTCAGGCCATGCCCCTGGGCAGGACAGAATCACACTGGAGCCTCCTAGGACTTCTCTGAGCCTTCCCCCAGCCGGGGAGGCCCTATCCACCAGACCCCAGAGGGAGACTGAAGGTGAACCCACAGACAGGACCAGCACCTCTGGTTCCCTggaccttccaaaggccccaagTGACCACCTGTACCTTCAAGCAAGACGGGCTGGCCAGAACTCAGACACTGGGACCTCTCAGGGACTCACTTGGGTTCCTGAGGGGGCTGGCCCAGTGCTGGGCAAGAATCAGAGTTGCCTGTCAGTGGATGGGGCTGGCCCGGGCTGTGGCAGTGCCACCTGGAGAGTGAGGGAGGAACAGGTGAAGCAGTGGGCTGCGGAGACGCTGGTAGCACTGGAGGCGCTGCATGAGCAGGGGGTGCTGTGTCGGGACCTCCACCCCGAGAACCTGCTCCTGGACCAGGCAG GTCACATCCGGCTCACATATTTTGGCCAGTGGTCAGAGGTGGAGCCCCAGTGCTGCGGGGAGGCCCTGGACAATCTCTACAGcgccccag AGGTGGGTGGGATTTCAGAGCTGACAGAAGCCTGTGACTGGTGGAGCTTTGGGTCTCTACTGTATGAGCTGCTGACAGGAATG GCACTGTCCCAGAGCCACCCTTCAGGAATCCAGGCCCACACCCAGCTCCAGCTGCCCGACTGGCTGAGTCGCCCAGCGGCCTCTCTGCTGACTGAG CTGCTGCAGTTCGAGCCTACCCGGCGCCTGGGCGTGGGAGAAGGTGGTGTCAGCAAACTCAAGTCCCATCCCTTTTTCAGTACCATCCAGTGGAGCAAACTGGTGGGGTAA